A stretch of the Rhinoderma darwinii isolate aRhiDar2 chromosome 3, aRhiDar2.hap1, whole genome shotgun sequence genome encodes the following:
- the RIBC2 gene encoding RIB43A-like with coiled-coils protein 2, which translates to MRLRIRCSGDAMYKLDLPVDLDEAAVRQRRRNAEQQRQSRVFDSRVRTIGVDKEALDVQVHDKKVQKEIENKCQEAFAAQTVQNDKVLCLLDERQKDDIRNLNKTINEFRLQFQKREDRREFDLYDPLVLKKDLPPRVSDDDPRCSVSGVQRLMGEDIAERNRKIEQQEQLREWSLQQQREWAKALEDKEFAESLYDKMRIELDKEAIELQKMEEQARREICIFTKEFNKAQAEESLQRKKLEKQHQEEDNCAEIINNTEGDLLSENPAQATSAFGPHRVVPDRWKGMTPEQQKEVNDVQQHQIQEKMRLKEAERQRQAEWDRKRVQEARAMVLLERQQKRQERELRKVQDHLNLQLAQAHKAQKNYLDQEVFSNTPTGEYFQQFNTTSR; encoded by the exons ATGCGGCTCAGAATCCGGTGTAGTGGAGACGCCATGTATAAGCTGGACCTGCCCGTGGATCTGGACGAGGCCGCCgtgaggcagaggaggaggaatGCCGAGCAGCAGAGGCAGAGCCGGGTGTTTGACAGCAGAGTCCGGACGATTGGG GTGGATAAGGAGGCCTTGGATGTTCAAGTGCATGACAAAAAAGTTCAGAAAGAAATTGAAAATAAATGTCAAGAAGCTTTcg CTGCTCAAACAGTGCAAAATGACAAAGTTCTCTGCTTACTGGACGAGCGACAAAAGGACGACATCCGAAACCTGAACAAAACCATCAATGAGTTCAGACTTCAGTTCCAGAAGAGAGAAGACCGCCGAGAATTTGATCTGTACGATCCACTGGTCTTAAAGAAAGACCTCCCGCCGCGAGTGTCGGATGACGACCCCCGCTGCAGTGTATCTGGGGTCCAGAGGCTGATGGGAGAGGATATAGCGGAGAGAAACCGAAAAATAGAACAACAAGAGCAGCTGAGGGAATGGTCCCTACAGCAGCAGCGGGAATGGGCCAAAGCCTTAGAGGACAAGGAGTTTGCAG AAAGTCTCTACGACAAAATGAGAATCGAACTAGACAAGGAGGCAATAGAATTACAAAAGATGGAAGAACAAGCACGACGGGAGATCTGTATATTCACCAAAGAATTCAACAAAGCTCAG GCCGAAGAGTCTTTACAAAGAAAGAAGTTAGAAAAACAACATCAAGAAGAAGACAATTGTGCAGAGATCATCAACAATACTGAAGGAGACCTCCTCTCGGAAAACCCCGCTCAAGCAACCAGCGCCTTTGGCCCTCACCGcgtggttcctgaccgctggaaGGGAATGACCCCGGAGCAGCAGAAGGAAGTCAATGATGTCCAGCAGCACCAGATACAGGAGAAGATG AGACTAAAGGAGGCTGAACGACAGAGACAAGCAGAGTGGGATAGGAAGAGAGTGCAAGAGGCCCGGGCCATGGTTCTTCTTGAGAGGCAGCAAAAACGCCAGGAACGGGAGCTGCGCAAAGTACAGGACCACCTCAACCTGCAGCTCGCACAGGCACACAAAGCCCA GAAGAACTACCTTGATCAAGAAGTATTTTCCAATACTCCTACAGGTGAATATTTTCAACAATTCAACACAACCAGCCGTTGA